ATGTACGTTCTGGCGGGATAACAGCATCCTTCTCTCCCGCTACCAGCAATACAGGTAAAGGTGTAGCCGATAACACATCGCGGCGATCCGGGCGTTCTCGCATAGCAAGTGCAGCACCAACCGCACCTTGAGGAGCAGTCTGGTAACCAATTTCCTTCACACGTGTTACATGCTTAGATAGCGATTCCACATGTTCCGGTGCAAACAGTCCGGGAACCAGTCCATCTACAAAATTTACGATACCTTCGGTCTGAATGGTGGATACAGCGCGCAGGCGTTTTTCCTTGGCTTCTTCACTGTCCGGATAGGCTGTCGAATGAATCAGACCAAATGCATTCAAACGCTCCGGGTGACGTTGTGCAATCGAGAGCGCAATATATCCTCCCATCGAGTGTCCCAAAAGGACCGCTTTTTCCACATTCAACTCATCCATCAACTGTAATACATCGTTGCCCATCTGTTCGATGGTATAACTTCCTACAGGTG
This Paenibacillus xylanexedens DNA region includes the following protein-coding sequences:
- a CDS encoding alpha/beta fold hydrolase, coding for MEKVMCDGTTICYAEQGKGEALILLHGYCGSSAYWDEVVPELARSYRCIVPDLRGHGKTDAPVGSYTIEQMGNDVLQLMDELNVEKAVLLGHSMGGYIALSIAQRHPERLNAFGLIHSTAYPDSEEAKEKRLRAVSTIQTEGIVNFVDGLVPGLFAPEHVESLSKHVTRVKEIGYQTAPQGAVGAALAMRERPDRRDVLSATPLPVLLVAGEKDAVIPPERTFTSDKPHIVQAVIAGAGHMSMYEAPEELIQVIKQFMAGLSK